Proteins encoded by one window of Panicum virgatum strain AP13 chromosome 7N, P.virgatum_v5, whole genome shotgun sequence:
- the LOC120684023 gene encoding putative peptidyl-tRNA hydrolase PTRHD1, with amino-acid sequence MRTLLPLRLPSPVAATLPGATFLLPALTRVSLRGTPSRASMSVDTSSSAPDSAAANPAAAGEGGGREAAVDVLVQYVVLRRDLADAWPLGSVVAQGCHAAVAAVWAHRDHPDIAAYCAPGNLDSMHKVTLEVKGETQLKNLAEKLEAAGVRHKLWIEQPENIPTCIATAPGPKSQVSSFFKKLKLCK; translated from the exons ATGCGGACCCTCCTCCCTCTTCGCTTGCCATCCCCGGTAGCCGCCACGCTCCCGGGCGCCACCTTCCTCCTCCCGGCGCTCACCAGGGTCTCCCTCCGCGGAACCCCGTCGAGGGCCAGCATGAGCGTAgacacctcctcctccgcgccggacTCAGCGGCTGcaaaccccgccgccgccggcgagggaggcgggagggaggcggcggtggacgtGCTGGTCCAGTACGTCGTGCTGCGGCGCGACCTGGCGGACGCGTGGCCGCTGGGGAGCGTGGTGGCGCAGGGGtgccacgccgccgtcgccgccgtgtgGGCGCACCGCGACCACCCGGACATCGCCGCCTACTGCGCGCCCGGCAACCTCGACAGCATGCACAAG GTAACATTGGAGGTGAAAGGAGAGACACAACTGAAGAACTTGGCAGAGAAGTTGGAAGCAGCTGGTGTTCGGCATAAGCTGTGGATAGAGCAACCTGAGAACATCCCAACATGCATAGCCACAGCCCCCGGCCCAAAGTCGCAGGTTTCTTCATTCTTCAAGAAGCTCAAGCTATGCAAATGA
- the LOC120683089 gene encoding WRKY transcription factor WRKY51-like, with the protein MAVDLMGCYAPRRANDQLAIQEAATAGLRSLELLVSSLSSQAAAPHKAAQQLQQQQQQPFGEIADQAVSKFRKVISILDRTGHARFRRGPVDSPAPAAAPVVAAPAPPPAPLPHVAPVSVAQPAPAPHLQSLTLDFTKPNLTMSGATSVTSTSFFSSVTAGEGSVSKGRSLMSAGKPPLSGHKRKPCAGAHSEATANGSRCHCSKRRKNRVKRTIRVPAISSKIADIPPDEYSWRKYGQKPIKGSPYPRGYYKCSTVRGCPARKHVERATDDPAMLVVTYEGEHRHTPGAAGPSLLATASPVAASVASVSAGNGHV; encoded by the exons ATGGCCGTGGACCTCATGGGCTGCTACGCCCCTCGCCGCGCCAACGACCAGCTCGCCATccaggaggcggcgacggccggcctCCGCAGCCTGGAGCTCCTGGTCTCGTCCCTGTCCTCCCAGGCCGCGGCACCGCACAAGGCCGCCCagcagcttcagcagcagcagcagcagccgttcGGCGAGATCGCTGACCAGGCCGTCTCCAAGTTCCGCAAGGTGATCTCCATCCTGGACCGCACCGGCCACGCCCGCTTCCGCCGCGGGCCCGTCGACTCgccggccccggccgccgccccagtggtggctgcccctgctcctcccccggcgccgctgccgcatGTGGCGCCCGTCAGCGTGGCGCAGCCGGCGCCGGCCCCGCACCTGCAGAGCCTGACGCTGGACTTCACGAAGCCGAACCTGACCATGTCCGGCGCGACGTCCGTGACCTCGACGTCCTTCTTCTCCTCGGTCACCGCCGGCGAGGGGAGCGTCTCCAAGGGCCGCAGCTTGATGTCCGCCGGGAAGCCGCCGCTGTCCGGGCACAAGCGGAAGCCCTGCGCCGGCGCGCACTCCGAGGCCACGGCTAACGGCAGCCGCTGCCACTGCTCCAAGAGAAG GAAAAACCGTGTGAAGAGGACCATCAGAGTGCCGGCGATCAGCTCCAAGATCGCCGACATCCCGCCGGATGAGTACTCCTGGAGGAAGTACGGCCAGAAACCCATCAAGGGCTCCCCTTACCCACG GGGCTACTACAAGTGCAGCACCGTCCGTGGGTGCCCGGCGAGGAAGCACGTGGAGCGCGCCACCGACGACCCCGCGATGCTGGTGGTGACGTACGAGGGCGAGCACCGCCACACGCCGGGAGCCGCCGGGCCGAGCCTCCTGGCGACGGCGTCGCCCGTGGCCGCCTCTGTAGCCAGCGTCTCCGCCGGCAACGGCCATGTCTGA
- the LOC120683408 gene encoding xyloglucan endotransglucosylase/hydrolase protein 24-like, with amino-acid sequence MSFPCRRPSRHCSLLLLVAGVVVLLITGSMRPCEATLDDDIELIWGASHTYFFMDSPDTESLALSLDEQQGSCFRSKNTYLYGTISMDIKLVEGNSAGVVATIYTISEGPWSYHDEIDLEFLGNVSGQPITLHTNIFANGVGGREQQYYLWFDPTADYHTYTIEWNPKYIVIRVDGKAIRAFKNYEDQGVPYPTWQQQRVYGSLWDADEWATQGGAIKTDWSNAPFVAYYRNYNTTWCRPSPGVSWCGAEPKDSGRFDLDQQTLADLQWVNANYRIYDYCTDHKRFNESEFPKECYLQRAGL; translated from the exons ATGTCTTTTCCTTGTAGGCGCCCCTCGAGGCACTGCAGTTTATTactgctcgtcgccggcgtggtGGTGCTGCTAATAACAGGCAGCATGCGCCCGTGCGAGGCGACCCTGGACGACGACATCGAGCTCATCTGGGGCGCCAGCCACACCTACTTCTTCATGGACAGCCCCGACACCGAGTCCCTGGCGCTCTCCCTGGACGAGCAGCAGGGCTCGTGCTTCCGCTCCAAGAACACCTACCTCTACGGCACCATCAGCATGGACATCAAGCTCGTCGAGGGCAACTCCGCCGGCGTCGTCGCCACCATCTAC ACGATCTCCGAAGGCCCCTGGTCGTACCACGACGAGATCGACCTGGAGTTCCTCGGCAACGTCTCCGGCCAGCCCATCACGCTCCACACCAACATCTTCGCCaacggcgtcggcggccgggAGCAGCAGTACTACCTCTGGTTCGACCCCACCGCCGACTACCACACCTACACCATCGAGTGGAACCCCAAGTACATCGT GATCCGGGTTGACGGGAAGGCGATCCGGGCCTTCAAGAACTACGAGGACCAGGGGGTGCCATACCCGACGTGGCAACAGCAGCGCGTGTACGGCAGCCTGTGGGACGCCGACGAGTGGGCGACGCAGGGCGGCGCCATCAAGACCGACTGGTCCAACGCGCCCTTCGTCGCCTACTACCGCAACTACAACACCACCTGGTGCCGGCCGTCGCCGGGCGTCTCGTGGTGCGGCGCCGAGCCCAAGGACTCGGGGCGCTTCGACCTCGACCAGCAGACGCTCGCCGACCTGCAGTGGGTCAACGCCAACTACCGGATCTACGACTACTGCACCGACCACAAGAGGTTCAACGAGTCCGAGTTCCCCAAGGAGTGCTACCTTCAGCGAGCTGGGCTGTGA